In a single window of the Chondrocystis sp. NIES-4102 genome:
- a CDS encoding SpoIID/LytB domain protein — MGVKILQDIGEYFFEVGKMRINNEKYLNLCLKSPLTTKHWLFSALIWVLMLLPAQALELRVAIQKNVSTIKVGSSTTAIVKDGTGKQIGKLSSMSSLAAQPEGTGVSINDRVQAGEIIIEPEKNGYVWIGDRWYRGRTHLIRQGDGLTAINYVDLEQYLYSVVGAEAVSSWPIEALKAQAVAARSYALYKRNTEANSIYDVDTTVGTQVYKGLDTEYTTTHAAVNGTLGQIMTYNNKVILAAFHSSSGGHTENVEDIWTSPLPYLRAVVDYDQKSPVFQWEKIFPVSQIQDLVAGVGTIKGLQPAEMTPYGRVITMKITGDRGTAMVSGQDLRKALDLRSTLFRISTDGNNLQVEGRGFGHGLGLSQWGAYYLAKQGVNYHQILAHYYQNAHLTRLK, encoded by the coding sequence ATGGGAGTTAAAATATTGCAAGATATTGGTGAGTATTTTTTTGAAGTAGGGAAAATGAGAATAAATAACGAAAAATACCTGAATTTGTGCTTAAAATCGCCTTTGACAACCAAACATTGGCTATTTTCTGCACTAATTTGGGTTTTAATGCTTTTACCTGCCCAGGCATTGGAGTTAAGGGTAGCAATTCAAAAAAACGTTTCTACTATTAAAGTGGGTAGTTCCACCACCGCTATAGTTAAAGATGGTACAGGTAAGCAAATTGGTAAGCTTAGTTCCATGTCTTCCCTAGCAGCGCAACCAGAAGGTACTGGGGTGAGTATTAATGACCGTGTACAAGCGGGAGAAATAATCATTGAACCTGAAAAAAATGGCTATGTTTGGATAGGCGATCGCTGGTATCGTGGTAGAACTCATTTAATTCGTCAGGGTGATGGTTTGACTGCCATTAACTATGTAGATTTAGAACAATATCTTTATAGTGTTGTCGGTGCAGAAGCGGTTTCTAGTTGGCCCATCGAAGCCTTAAAAGCTCAAGCCGTAGCAGCACGATCCTATGCTTTATACAAACGTAATACTGAAGCTAATAGTATTTATGATGTAGATACAACCGTAGGAACGCAGGTATATAAAGGCTTAGATACGGAATATACTACCACCCATGCTGCAGTTAATGGAACTTTAGGTCAGATCATGACTTATAACAATAAAGTTATTTTAGCTGCTTTTCATTCTTCCTCTGGTGGACACACTGAAAATGTTGAGGATATCTGGACTTCCCCTCTACCTTATCTAAGAGCGGTAGTAGATTACGATCAAAAATCTCCTGTATTTCAATGGGAGAAAATATTTCCTGTTAGTCAAATTCAAGATTTAGTAGCAGGAGTAGGCACAATTAAAGGGTTGCAGCCAGCAGAAATGACTCCTTATGGGCGAGTAATTACTATGAAAATTACAGGCGATCGCGGTACAGCTATGGTTAGTGGGCAAGATTTACGCAAAGCGTTGGATCTTCGTAGTACTTTGTTTCGGATCTCTACAGATGGTAATAATTTACAAGTTGAAGGGCGAGGTTTTGGTCATGGGTTGGGTTTGAGTCAATGGGGTGCTTATTATTTAGCCAAGCAAGGAGTTAATTATCATCAAATTCTCGCTCATTATTATCAAAACGCTCATTTAACCAGGTTGAAATAA